One window of Cydia pomonella isolate Wapato2018A chromosome 7, ilCydPomo1, whole genome shotgun sequence genomic DNA carries:
- the LOC133519812 gene encoding LOW QUALITY PROTEIN: uncharacterized protein LOC133519812 (The sequence of the model RefSeq protein was modified relative to this genomic sequence to represent the inferred CDS: deleted 1 base in 1 codon; substituted 1 base at 1 genomic stop codon), translating into MGAGHSAEVEGGAYASDPPAHDRKKSYSRRRRHSVDSVASYSSQNHVDRIRTQNFSAASCQDEGDFGSIKTSLFRRSSSNLEYPHKRPESVTSNTSSTKSRLRELVERKSNQEEHKTAANTVGDIQYFENPTETLEFDRRRNSLESKKSQEERPKKRKLTKSKEKEKETCENKNKKHEKYQSKLAEYYKLPVQLPQDEFYQHLTRSKAAEELLQKRFSNSDTEFNGSYGRLCKHKEPEGSNLRRSRSLAVIREETFTDLQIQNHAKSKRSQLIPRARLFDKPCFKDRLPGRAKYQTKEEVLEGIYIDSTASCFGAINGQRENENHVENADRKSEKEDTVSRNESHHSRSISGSWPNLNDELKPTNLSEDSIGHSRNPSEIDSLDSNYVRKHYNFEAHLKNYKDSSPDSERSVVTPDRNKPLYITDHDTDQEDGDRSKNNTPKSFTNDSLSITHSDKDKKELAELEHVNNPDFYDEISIKSNRSEAPKNSESEDINFQIKDTQRKDAETQSVVSENDGTISSPPDSITSYISISIASSTDKSHKLEYLANSLAEKIDEYCESQFKENASVASHTINSENNNTESDPIYTQVNKKKTFADIRRDSILNNKSNIFNEIPKKTNSEVFVTSTYIESDNYSTKSNCTSSKNITTEPFVTTLIENQYYSLPDINIGKCLRKSERIDAQLREEDQEDIPCENTYEIAQTHFREILSTKGNENYGQLNKTNVINNPNLSNKTSVYLPDYREPQIIQSFTKLEDDLKSIITVDSSNADDKDPNFFRSDSHQNEREINEIEGTIRNNKLITKSESLKLTTNSIYRPEINIAKSFSHDNINKSAFEKKGRQGIRKHYSLRQRDPTDDDIHRLPSPSTVERQVTRPCDSTVKSLVSVGEGSTTPLLSRVQSFKTSAESNIAIVPLSGHQTIVIDPPLTQDLKDSSIKPIPKSEVKTNPFKANIDNLSRKESIKPPQESLNDKNKEGKTKNGLVDNSSYWIPKDPFITIKLNKVVKTTIPKLKKDNSEKIASVQYKFEKPPPRLIIKDNKQIQDKENVNFVKENPNMTRPQILQVTDSKNKKQSDTKLEIKAKVMAENIEIEHTPKSEIMNESKEEIRETKCDNTVKEKLNNAIKTDIEYQEKLHSVKNYWSKLIDKSPETKDNGRTECKLKTNENVEIEAVVESEKSTLEEPDCPTEISVGNIIKSLESVKIVDSIRKLSQTKIQLWKDESXKVKRDSEIEETAVKKIVKDCESNIYEKPIVKNKITELDLCRDTPEIEIVELSCDDNQNQKTQATLIKAKGFDKECDEFDHVRYKVMKSELFKNSMIANYRKEAQFDGLLQYLQDYSFQELLVNNNIVIIEPVRTKIEPVPRNQSNSDTRKIPPTLLKKKDNSCSHVDRSKNAIRRHFFYHPIRVNKEIIEEELPNPDTVKKVRNLFEDTLKMKSPMTMTQDPPLVDETMGLTRRATSYRNLNEESKNSKIGGRKKVIRQLTIETNFGNKKWDNASLSSGVSSGDLSSNNDYENDALSSYSNKNLKDNVYSSSDEYLCDSVSHDFCCESQYVSPDIMKKIRECGTSVTYYGGKVLNSKPGSTVSPMTKAIMEEIKGLQKNCSRDCYSCQTKCRGDKCSCLAADKHKPVVSDKQSSNASSDSGNPDPDKTKRSENFPNFKFKLVKSNSCSSRLELTGTDDNKNPRMKYRSPSKQRKADDPPLMNDDENSVKNKICRLESYNKGIAKTPFEMKDNENNKTKHALSINNKLNDTILKHNIVHPQQGIQAIPPKKEQEPEIVDSKNVTPFDSKSADPHSFEKKYYYVNENLEQSKIPPGKFGEMVFEEFEVLESCYDSLNSNKSLK; encoded by the exons GCATTCAGTGGACTCGGTCGCGTCGTATTCTAGCCAGAATCACGTTGACCGCATAAGGACACAGAACTTCTCAGCGGCTTCTTGTCAAGACGAAGGCGACTTCGGATCGATTAAGACAAGCCTCTTCAGGCGCTCTTCATCAAACTTGGAATACCCTCACAAAAGACCCGAAAGCGTCACGTCCAACACCAGCTCCACAAAAAGCCGCCTTCGAGAACTTGTCGAAAGGAAATCGAACCAGGAAGAGCACAAAACCGCTGCAAACACCGTCGGAGATATCCAGTATTTTGAAAATCCTACGGAAACTTTGGAGTTCGATAGACGGAGAAATTCCCTCGAATCCAAAAAGAGTCAAGAAGAACGGCCGAAGAAACGGAAGCTAACTAAATCTAAGGAAAAAGAAAAGGAGACTTGCgagaataaaaacaaaaagcaTGAGAAATACCAAAGTAAATTAGCCGAATATTATAAGCTTCCTGTGCAATTGCCACAAGACGAGTTTTACCAACATCTGACACGGTCTAAAGCCGCGGAAGAACTGCTTCAGAAAAGATTTTCAAACTCTGATACCGAATTCAACGGGAGTTACGGTAGACTGTGTAAACACAAAGAACCAGAAGGTTCCAATTTACGTCGTAGCCGAAGTTTAGCAGTTATCAGAGAAGAGACCTTCACTGATTTACAGATTCAAAACCACGCCAAGAGCAAGCGGTCTCAACTCATACCTCGAGCTCGCTTATTCGACAAACCTTGCTTCAAAGACAG gttGCCAGGACGTGCTAAATACCAAACCAAAGAAGAAGTATTGGAAGGCATTTACATTGACAGCACCGCGTCTTGTTTTGGAGCTATAAACGGTCAAAGAGAGAACGAAAATCACGTTGAAAACGCCGATCGAAAATCTGAAAAAGAAGACACCGTATCACGAAACGAAAGTCACCATTCCAGATCAATTAGTGGTAGCTGGCCCAATTTGAACGACGAGTTGAAGCCAACCAATCTCTCTGAAGATAGTATTGGACACTCTCGTAATCCTAGCGAGATAGACAGCTTAGATTCAAATTATGTAAGAAAGCATTATAACTTTGAAGCTCATCTTAAAAATTACAAAGACAGTTCTCCAGACTCTGAGCGGTCAGTTGTCACTCCGGATCGAAACAAACCTCTTTATATAACAGATCACGACACAGACCAAGAAGACGGAGATCGGTCTAAAAATAATACTCCTAAATCATTTACCAACGACAGTTTATCGATCACTCATAGCGATAAGGATAAAAAGGAATTAGCCGAGCTTGAGCATGTAAATAACCCAGACTTCTATGATGAGATTTCTATTAAAAGTAATAGGAGTGAAGCCCCCAAAAACTCAGAGTCAGAAGATATAAACTTCCAAATCAAGGATACGCAAAGAAAGGACGCAGAAACGCAGTCCGTAGTATCAGAAAACGACGGCACAATATCGAGTCCGCCAGACAGCATCACTTCGTACATATCAATCTCGATAGCATCGTCTACAGACAAATCACATAAACTAGAATACTTAGCTAACTCGCTAGCAGAAAAGATTGACGAATACTGCGAGTCACAATTTAAAGAAAACGCGTCAGTTGCTTCACATACTATAAATTCAGAAAACAATAATACTGAGAGCGATCCCATTTACacacaagttaataaaaagaaaacatttgctGATATCCGGCGAGACTCAATCTTGaataataaaagtaacataTTTAACGAGATACCGAAAAAAACCAACAGCGAAGTATTTGTAACTAGCACATACATAGAGAGCGATAACTATTCTACTAAAAGCAACTGCACTTCATCTAAAAATATAACCACAGAACCATTCGTAACAACTTTAATAGAAAATCAATACTATTCATTGCCTGATATTAATATAGGCAAATGTTTAAGAAAATCGGAAAGAATTGACGCTCAACTGCGGGAAGAAGATCAAGAGGATATACCTTGTgaaaatacatatgaaataGCTCAAACGCATTTCCGAGAAATTTTGTCTACGAAAGGTAATGAAAATTACGGTCAGTTAAACAAAACGAATGTCATTAATAATCCTAATCTCTCCAATAAAACAAGTGTCTACTTACCAGATTATAGAGAACCGCAGATAATACAAAGTTTTACTAAACTCGAAGACGACTTGAAGTCTATAATTACTGTAGACAGTTCTAACGCAGATGATAAAGATCCGAATTTCTTTAGGTCAGATTCTCATCAAAACGAAagggaaataaatgaaattgaagGTACTATTCGAAATAATAAACTTATCACTAAGTCAGAAAGTTTAAAACTGACAACAAATTCAATATACAGACCAGAAATTAATATAGCAAAATCGTTTTCACACGATAATATCAACAAGTCTGCCTTCGAAAAGAAAGGACGGCAAGGAATACGAAAACATTATTCATTGCGACAACGTGATCCTACTGACGATGATATCCATCGTTTACCAAGCCCAAGTACCGTTGAACGACAAGTAACTAGACCTTGTGACTCGACTGTCAAAAGTTTAGTCAGTGTTGGCGAAGGTAGCACTACTCCATTATTATCTCGCGTCCAGTCTTTTAAAACATCTGCTGAATCAAACATAGCTATCGTGCCATTGAGTGGCCACCAGACTATTGTGATCGATCCGCCTCTCACTCAGGATTTGAAAGACAGCAGTATAAAACCAATACCGAAATCAGAAGTgaaaacaaatccatttaagGCCAATATAGACAATCTATCGAGAAAAGAGTCCATTAAACCGCCCCAAGAAAGTctaaacgataaaaataaagaagGAAAAACCAAAAACGGATTAGTAGATAATTCCAGCTACTGGATTCCTAAAGATCCTTTCAtaacaatcaaattaaataaagttgtgAAGACAACCATTCCGAAACTGAAAAAAGATAACAGTGAAAAAATTGCCAGTGTGcaatataaatttgaaaaaccACCGCccagattaataattaaagacAATAAACAAATACAGGACAAGGAAAACGTAAACTTTGTTAAGGAAAATCCTAACATGACCCGACCACAAATTTTACAAGTGACAGACTCGAAAAACAAAAAGCAAAGTGACACAAAACTAGAAATTAAGGCAAAAGTAATGGCTGAAAATATAGAAATCGAGCATACACCAAAATCAGAAATTATGAACGAATCTAAAGAAGAAATAAGGGAAACAAAATGCGATAATACtgtcaaagaaaaattaaataatgctATTAAGACTGACATTGAATATCAGGAAAAACTGCATTCAGTCAAAAACTATTGGTCAAAACTGATCGACAAATCACCGGAAACTAAAGACAACGGCAGAACCGAATGTAAACTTAAGACCAACGAAAATGTTGAAATAGAAGCTGTAGTGGAATCTGAGAAAAGTACTTTGGAAGAACCTGATTGTCCAACTGAAATTTCAGTAGGTAACATTATTAAGTCTTTAGAAAGCGTTAAAATTGTGGACAGCATTCGCAAATTGAGTCAAACCAAAATACAATTATGGAAAGATGAATCATAAAAAGTTAAACGCGACTCTGAAATCGAAGAAACAGCTGTTAAGAAGATTGTTAAGGATTGCGAAAGTAACATTTATGAAAAACCGatagtgaaaaataaaataactgaacTAGATCTATGTCGAGACACTCCTGAGATTGAAATAGTTGAGTTGAGTTGCGATGACAATCAAAATCAAAAGACTCAAGCAACACTTATAAAAGCAAAAGGATTTGATAAAGAGTGTGATGAATTCGATCACGTGCGATATAAAGTAATGAAATCGGAACTATTTAAGAATAGCATGATTGCTAATTACCGAAAAGAGGCTCAATTTGACGGCTTACTACAATACTTGCAAGATTACAGCTTTCAAGAATTATTAGTGAACAATAATATAGTTATTATTGAACCTGTCAGAACTAAAATAGAACCAGTACCTCGAAACCAAAGTAACTCGGATACTCGTAAAATACCGCCAACATTACTGAAGAAAAAGGACAACTCTTGTAGTCATGTAGACCGTTCTAAAAATGCAATTCgtcgacattttttttatcatccCATACGTGTTAACAAAGAAATCATTGAAGAAGAATTACCAAATCCAGATACAGTAAAAAAAGTACGTAACTTATTTGAGGATACTCTTAAAATGAAGAGTCCGATGACTATGACACAAGATCCACCTTTAGTTGACGAGACTATGGGTTTAACAAGACGTGCAACCTCCTACCGAAACCTTAATGAGGAATCGAAGAACAGCAAAATTGGAGGTAGAAAGAAAGTTATACGACAGCTTACAATCGAGACAAACTTTGGTAACAAAAAATGGGATAACGCCAGTCTTTCGAGTGGAGTATCTAGCGGAGATCTAAGTTCAAACAACGACTATGAAAACGACGCCTTAAGCTCTTActcaaataaaaatctaaaagacAACGTATATAGTTCCAGTGATGAGTATCTTTGTGATTCTGTCAGCCACGATTTCTGTTGTGAAAGTCAATATGTAAGCCCGGACATTATGAAGAAGATTCGAGAGTGTGGCACGTCCGTCACTTATTATGGAGGAAAGGTATTAAACTCAAAACCTGGTTCAACTGTTAGTCCAATGACTAAAGCCATAATGGAAGAAATAAAAGGATTACAGAAGAATTGCAGTCGAGACTGTTATTCCTGTCAGACAAAATGCCGGGGAGACAAGTGTTCTTGCTTGGCGGCCGATAAACATAAACCAGTAGTTTCAGACAAGCAAAGCTCTAATGCGTCATCGGACTCTGGAAACCCCGATCCTGACAAAACCAAGCGTTCAGAAAATTTCcctaattttaaattcaaattagtGAAATCGAACAGTTGCAGCAGTAGACTTGAGCTGACTGGTACTGACGATAATAAAAACCCTCGTATGAAATACAGATCACCAAGCAAGCAAAGGAAGGCTGATGATCCTCCACTTATGAATGACGACGAAAACTCTGTAAAGAACAAAATATGCCGTCTCGAGAGTTATAATAAGGGTATCGCTAAAACTCCATTTGAAATGAAAGacaatgaa aacaataaaactaaGCACGCTCTTTCGATAAATAATAAGTTGAATGACACTATCTTGAAGCACAACATTGTACATCCACAACAAGGTATACAAGCGATCCCGCCCAAAAAGGAACAAGAACCTGAAATTGTAGATAGCAAAAATGTAACACCGTTCGACTCTAAGTCCGCAGATCCGCACAGTTTTGAAAAGAAGTAttattacgtcaatgaaaattTAGAACAGAGCAAAATTCCACCGGGAAAGTTCGGTGAAATGGTATTCGAAGAATTCGAAGTTTTAGAATCCTGTTACGATAGTTTAAATAgcaataaatcattaaaatga
- the LOC133519845 gene encoding phospholipase A-2-activating protein produces the protein MAVPDYKLSAVLYGHSLDVRCVAKTKESCILSASRDRTAKLWHPEGVKDFINAVTYKGHKNFVSCICWLPPCEAFPEGIVVTGSNDNTILGYNLQDGSIVLTLEGHENAVCSVTPASDSGILLSSSWDSTAKVWNVNNPHATPLTLKGHQAAVWAVVELGNGTYATASADKTIKLWKKDGSLITTLAGHTDCVRGLAVAGPDSFLSCSNDASIRLWANKGECLNTYYGHSNYIYSISIHPGLNGWATCGEDGSVRLWSAGDCVREIRLPVHSVWSVACMDNGDIVTGSSDGLVRVFTKDPARYADEATLKQFEEDVEKLAAASQQEIGGFKLSELPGPEILLEPGKTDGQTKLVRRGTNVKCYSWNAAASSWDEVGDVMGANPPAEGKTMFQGKEYDFVFSVDIKDGAPPLKLPFNKTEDPWVAAQAFIHKHDLPQVYLEQVANFIITNAKLDSLPASSNGYFDPFTGSSRYVPGSAPPAPAPPAPAAADPLTGAAAYSTANAQTQPLSQPDEKPLIPHDAYIRFDQANLTAIHDKLKEFNSKVGDGLSALTEQQLADIVKLGELNSTYNPETIALLKKTLEWPKEILFPVLDVTRLAVRNKEVNGQMFDTTYGPDFVKYLLTLLAPGNIPANQMLAMRVLVNAFSDLPGEMLVLAAREAVVHCITCLTQLSANAQIAAASLLLNLSVALAQQSDSADLADCILNLLSKITDNEAYFRGLVGLGTLLAEAPSRAALRSRVAARPAVRGRLARDAGRADKLAVCSRQILGLL, from the exons ATGGCTGTACCGGATTATAAACTTAGTGCAGTTTTATATGGCCATTCCTTAGACGTGCGATGTGTGGCGAAGACCAAAGAATCTTGTATATTGTCTGCCTCTCGCGACCGAACCGCTAAATTATGGCACCCTGAAGG GGTTAAAGATTTCATCAACGCAGTCACTTATAAAGGGCACAAAAACTTCGTTTCATGTATTTGTTGGCTGCCACCTTGCGAAGCTTTTCCAGAGGGTATCGTAGTGACCGGCAGCAACGACAACACAATTTTAGGCTATAACTTGCAAGATGGCAGCATCGTGTTGACGCTGGAAGGTCATGAAAATGCTGTGTGTAGTGTCACACCAGCTTCTGATTCAGGAATTTTGTTAAG TTCAAGTTGGGACAGCACAGCCAAAGTATGGAATGTCAACAATCCCCACGCCACTCCCTTGACGTTGAAAGGGCACCAGGCAGCAGTGTGGGCAGTGGTGGAGCTGGGTAATGGGACATATGCCACAGCCTCGGCTGATAAGACTATCAAGCTGTGGAAAAAGGATGGATCTCTTATAACCACACTGGCAG gTCACACTGACTGTGTGCGAGGGCTAGCTGTGGCTGGTCCGGATTCATTCCTGAGCTGCTCCAATGACGCGTCCATCAGGCTGTGGGCTAACAAAGGAGAGTGCCTTAACACTTACTATGGACattctaattatatttatag TATAAGCATTCACCCGGGCCTGAACGGCTGGGCGACGTGTGGCGAGGACGGCTCGGTGCGGCTCTGGTCAGCCGGGGACTGCGTGCGAGAGATCCGTCTGCCGGTGCATTCAGTCTGGAGCGTCGCTTGCATGGACAATGGAGACATTGTTACTG GATCCAGTGACGGCTTAGTCCGAGTCTTCACCAAAGACCCGGCGCGCTACGCCGACGAGGCGACGCTCAAGCAGTTCGAAGAAGACGTCGAGAAGCTGGCAGCCGCCTCGCAGCAGGAGATCGGAGGGTTTAAGCTATCTGA ATTGCCCGGCCCAGAAATCCTACTGGAGCCGGGCAAAACGGACGGTCAGACAAAACTGGTCCGTCGCGGCACCAACGTGAAGTGCTACTCGTGGAACGCGGCCGCCAGCAGCTGGGACGAGGTCGGCGACGTCATGGGCGCCAACCCGCCCGCCGAGGGCAAGACCATGTTCCAGGGGAAA GAGTATGACTTCGTGTTCAGCGTGGACATCAAGGACGGCGCTCCGCCGCTGAAGCTGCCGTTCAACAAGACCGAGGACCCCTGGGTCGCCGCACAAGCCTTCATACACAA ACATGACTTGCCTCAAGTGTACTTAGAACAAGTTGCAAACTTTATCATCACAAATGCCAAGTTGGATTCGCTGCCCGCTTCAAGTAATGG GTACTTCGACCCGTTCACGGGCTCGTCCCGCTACGTGCCGGGCtcggcgccgcccgcgcccgcgccgcccgcgccggccgCGGCCGACCCCCTCACCGGCGCCGCCGCCTACTCCACGGCCAACGCGCAAACGCAACCACTCTCGCAACCCGACGAGAAGCCGCTCATACCGCACGACGCTTACATCAG ATTCGATCAAGCGAACCTGACTGCGATCCACGACAAGCTAAAAGAATTCAACAGTAAAGTGGGAGACGGCCTGAGCGCCCTGACTGAGCAACAACTAGCTGATATTGTTAAATTAGGCGAACTG aatAGCACTTATAATCCAGAAACGATAGCATTATTGAAGAAAACTTTAGAATGGCCAAAAG AAATCCTCTTCCCGGTATTGGACGTGACGCGGCTAGCAGTTAGAAATAAAGAAGTGAACGGCCAAATGTTCGACACGACGTATGGGCCGGACTTCGTCAAATACTTATTGACTTTGTTAGCTCCAG gTAATATCCCGGCGAACCAAATGCTAGCGATGCGCGTGCTAGTGAACGCGTTCAGCGACCTGCCCGGCGAGATGCTCGTGCTCGCCGCCCGCGAGGCCGTCGTGCACTGCATCACCTGTCTCACGCAGCTCAGCGCCAACGCGCAG ATAGCAGCGGCATCTCTCCTACTGAACTTGTCGGTGGCGCTGGCGCAACAGAGCGACTCCGCCGACCTCGCCGACTGCATCCTCAACCTGCTTAGCAAGATCACTGACAATGAAGCCTATTTCAG AGGTTTAGTCGGTCTCGGCACGCTGCTGGCCGAGGCGCCCAGCCGGGCCGCGCTCCGGAGCCGGGTGGCGGCGCGCCCGGCCGTGCGCGGCCGCCTCGCGCGCGACGCCGGCCGCGCCGACAAGCTCGCCGTCTGCTCGCGCCAGATCCTCGGCCTTTTATAA